The following are encoded together in the Bos javanicus breed banteng chromosome X, ARS-OSU_banteng_1.0, whole genome shotgun sequence genome:
- the PRDM9 gene encoding histone-lysine N-methyltransferase PRDM9: MLELRRKETEVKRYSVRERKGQVYQEVSEPQDDDYLYCEECQNFFIDSCAAHGPPTFVKDSAVEKGHANRSALTLPPGLSIRPSGIPEAGLGVWNEASDLPLGLHFGPYEGQIIYNEEDSNSGYCWLVTKGRNSYEYVDGKDTSLANWMRYVNCARDDEEQNLVALQYHGQIFYRTCQVVRPGCELLVWYGDEYGEELGIKQDKRGKSKLSAQREPKPKIYPCASCCLSFSSQKFLSQHVQRNHPSQILLRPSIGDHLQPEDPCPGSQNQQQRYSDPHSLSDKPEGREPKERPHPLLKGPKLCIRPKRISTASSYPPKGQMGGSEVHERMTEEPSTSQKLNPEDTGKLFMEAGVSGIVRVNYGDHEQGSKDRSSLITHEKIHTGEKPYVCKECGKSFNGRSDLTKHKRTHTGEKPYACGECGRSFSFKKNLITHQRTHTREKPYVCRECGQSFSEKSRLTIHKRTHTGEKPYVCGDCGQSFSLKSVLITHQRTHTGEKPYVCGECGRSFSGKSNLTKHKRTHTGEKPYVCGECGRSFSEKSNLTKHKRTHTGEKPYVCGDCGQSFSLKSVLITHQRTHTGEKPYVCGECGRSFSEKSNLTKHKRTHTGEKPYACGECGRSFSFKKNLITHQRTHTGEKPYVCSECGQSFSEKSRLTIHKRTHTGEKPYVCGDCGQSFSLKSVLITHQRTHTGEKPYVCRECGRSFSVMSNLIRHQRTHTGEKPYVCRECGRSFRVKSNLVRHQRTHTGEKPYVCMECE; the protein is encoded by the exons ATGTTAGAACTCAGAAGAAAGGAGACCGAAGTGAAGAGGTACAGTGTACGAGAAAGAAAGGGCCAGGTGTACCAAGAGGTCAGCGAGCCCCAGGATGACGACTACCTGT ATTGTGAGGAGTGTCAGAACTTCTTCATCGACAGCTGTGCTGCCCACGGGCCCCCAACCTTTGTAAAGGACTCTGCAGTGGAAAAGGGGCATGCCAACCGCTCAGCCCTCACTCTGCCCCCTGGGTTAAGTATCAGGCCATCGGGCATCCCTGAGGCTGGGCTTGGAGTGTGGAATGAGGCATCCGATCTGCCACTGGGCCTGCATTTTGGCCCCTACGAGGGTCAGATCATATACAATGAAGAGGACTCCAACAGTGGATACTGCTGGCTG GTCACCAAAGGGAGAAACAGCTATGAGTATGTGGATGGAAAAGACACGTCTTTGGCCAACTGGATGAG GTATGTGAACTGTGCCCGGGATGATGAGGAGCAGAACCTGGTGGCCTTGCAGTATCACGGGCAGATCTTCTACCGAACCTGCCAGGTGGTCAGGCCGGGCTGTGAGCTGCTGGTCTGGTATGGGGACGAGTATGGCGAGGAACTCGGCATCAAGCAGGACAAAAGGGGGAAGAGCAAGCTCTCGGCCCAGAGAG AACCAAAGCCCAAGATCTACCCATGTGCCTCCTGCTGTCTGTCCTTCTCCAGTCAGAAATTCCTCAGCCAACATGTCCAACGCAATCACCCTTCTCAGATCCTCCTGAGGCCATCTATAGGAGACCACCTCCAACCAGAGGATCCCTGTCCAGGCAGTCAAAATCAGCAGCAGCgatattctgatccacacagccTGAGTGACAAACCAGAGGGTCGAGAGCCCAAGGAAAGGCCCCATCCTTTGCTGAAAGGCCCCAAACTTTGCATAAGGCCGAAGAGGATTTCAACGGCCTCTTCCTACCCACCCAAAGGACAAATGGGGGGTTCTGAGGTGCATGAGAGAATGACCGAAGAGCCCAGCACAAGCCAGAAACTGAATCCAGAGGACACAGGCAAATTATTCATGGAGGCAGGGGTCTCAGGGATTGTAAGAGTCAATTATGGAGATCATGAGCAAGGCTCCAAGGATAGGTCAAGTCTAATCACACATGAGAAGATACACACGGGGGAGAAGCCCTATGTTTGTAAGGAGTGTGGGAAAAGCTTCAATGGGAGGTCAGATCTCACCAAACATaagaggacacacacaggggagaagccctATGCTTGTGGGGAGTGTGGGCGAAGCTtcagttttaagaaaaatctCATCACACACCAGAGGACACACACACGGGAGAAGCCCTATGTTTGCAGGGAGTGTGGGCAAAGCTTCAGTGAGAAGTCACGTCTCACCATACATaagaggacacacacaggggagaagccctATGTTTGTGGTGATTGTGGGCAAAGCTTCAGTTTGAAGTCAGTTCTCATCACACaccagaggacacacacaggggagaagccctATGTTTGTGGGGAGTGTGGGCGAAGCTTCAGTGGGAAGTCAAATCTCACCAAACATaagaggacacacacaggggagaagccTTATGTTTGTGGGGAGTGTGGGCGAAGCTTCAGTGAGAAGTCAAATCTCACCAAACATaagaggacacacacaggggagaagccctATGTTTGTGGTGATTGTGGGCAAAGCTTCAGTTTGAAGTCAGTTCTCATCACACaccagaggacacacacaggggagaagccctATGTTTGTGGGGAGTGTGGGCGAAGCTTCAGTGAGAAGTCAAATCTCACCAAACATaagaggacacacacaggggagaagccctATGCTTGTGGGGAGTGTGGGCGAAGCTtcagttttaagaaaaatctCATCACACaccagaggacacacacaggggagaagccctATGTTTGCAGTGAGTGTGGGCAAAGCTTCAGTGAGAAGTCACGTCTCACCATACATaagaggacacacacaggggagaagccctATGTTTGTGGTGATTGTGGGCAAAGCTTCAGTTTGAAGTCAGTTCTCATCACACaccagaggacacacacaggggagaagccctATGTTTGCAGGGAGTGTGGGCGAAGCTTCAGTGTGATGTCCAATCTCATCAGACACCAAAggacacacacaggggagaagccctATGTTTGCAGGGAGTGTGGGCGAAGCTTCAGGGTGAAGTCCAATCTCGTCAGACACCAAAggacacacacaggggagaagccctATGTTTGCATGGAGTGTGAGTGA